The Agromyces atrinae genome window below encodes:
- the lgt gene encoding prolipoprotein diacylglyceryl transferase, protein MIAPLSIPSPDPVWQVWEIPLFGWVIPIHTYALCILLGMVVALIWTSRRLTKRGGEPGVVLDVALWAIILGIIGARFYHVFTHPGDFFYEGANPWEVFAIWNGGNAIFGSLIGGAVGVFIGCKITGLRFWSFADALAPALLAAQALGRLGNWFNHELFGLPTDLPWGLEIESTNPAFPAGLAEGTLFHPTFLYEMIWNIIGIALIVWLERKLNLRWGRALAVYLIWYGLGRSFLESIRVDPSELFLGIRSNVWASFAAIAIGIIILIVQSRRHTGLEPSVYVPGREWHAPDPDVDSDDTDSAADETTDETDVAAEKAEAAATSTSGTPSQERSTPTP, encoded by the coding sequence GTGATCGCACCGCTCTCCATCCCGAGTCCCGACCCCGTGTGGCAGGTCTGGGAGATCCCCCTCTTCGGATGGGTCATCCCGATCCACACGTACGCGTTGTGCATCCTGCTCGGCATGGTCGTCGCCCTCATCTGGACGTCGCGCCGACTCACGAAGCGCGGCGGCGAGCCGGGCGTCGTGCTCGACGTCGCCCTGTGGGCGATCATCCTCGGCATCATCGGCGCGCGTTTCTACCACGTGTTCACGCACCCCGGTGACTTCTTCTACGAGGGCGCCAACCCGTGGGAGGTCTTCGCGATCTGGAACGGCGGCAACGCCATCTTCGGCTCGCTCATCGGCGGCGCGGTCGGCGTCTTCATCGGCTGCAAGATCACGGGCCTCCGGTTCTGGTCGTTCGCCGATGCACTGGCACCCGCGCTCCTCGCGGCGCAGGCGCTCGGCCGTCTCGGCAACTGGTTCAACCACGAGCTCTTCGGTCTGCCGACCGACCTGCCCTGGGGCCTCGAGATCGAGTCGACGAACCCGGCGTTCCCCGCCGGCCTCGCCGAGGGCACGCTCTTCCACCCGACGTTCCTCTACGAGATGATCTGGAACATCATCGGCATCGCGCTCATCGTGTGGCTCGAGCGCAAGCTCAACCTCCGATGGGGCCGCGCCCTCGCCGTGTACCTCATCTGGTACGGCCTCGGGCGCAGCTTCCTCGAGTCGATCCGTGTCGACCCCAGCGAGCTCTTCCTCGGCATCCGCTCGAACGTCTGGGCGTCGTTCGCCGCGATCGCGATCGGCATCATCATCCTCATCGTCCAGAGTCGTCGCCACACCGGACTCGAGCCGTCGGTGTACGTGCCGGGTCGCGAATGGCACGCTCCTGACCCTGATGTAGACTCTGACGACACCGACTCTGCCGCCGACGAGACAACCGATGAAACCGACGTCGCGGCCGAGAAGGCAGAGGCCGCAGCCACAAGCACGAGCGGAACCCCGTCGCAGGAGAGATCGACCCCGACTCCCTGA
- the trpA gene encoding tryptophan synthase subunit alpha encodes MVTSVAPVIRARREAGSGALIGYLPVGFPTLSESIDAAVALVENGVDVLELGLPYSDPVMDGPVIQAATQRALSEGFRLRDGFEAVKQVASRVDAPVLLMTYWNPVVQYGVDRFADDLAAAGGAGLITPDLIPDEGADWIAASDRAGLDRVFLAAPSSTDARLDRVVEASRGFVYTVSTMGITGARTDIDSAARTLVDRLRTAGVENACVGLGISTPEQVREILAYADGAIVGSALVRALAEGGVPAVGALAAELARGTAPSEVP; translated from the coding sequence ATCGTGACGAGTGTCGCGCCCGTGATCCGCGCCCGCCGTGAAGCGGGCAGCGGTGCACTGATCGGCTACCTCCCCGTCGGCTTCCCGACGCTCTCCGAGAGCATCGATGCCGCCGTCGCCCTCGTCGAGAACGGCGTCGACGTCCTCGAGCTCGGTCTCCCGTACTCGGACCCCGTCATGGACGGCCCCGTCATCCAGGCCGCGACGCAGCGAGCGCTGAGCGAGGGCTTCCGCTTGCGCGACGGATTCGAGGCCGTGAAGCAGGTCGCCTCGCGTGTCGACGCTCCCGTGCTCCTCATGACCTACTGGAACCCCGTCGTGCAGTACGGCGTCGATCGGTTCGCCGACGACCTCGCCGCCGCAGGCGGAGCCGGTCTCATCACGCCCGACCTCATCCCCGACGAAGGCGCCGATTGGATCGCCGCCTCCGATCGTGCGGGGCTCGATCGCGTCTTCCTCGCGGCGCCGTCGTCGACCGATGCGCGCCTCGACCGCGTGGTCGAGGCGAGCCGCGGCTTCGTCTACACCGTCTCGACGATGGGCATCACGGGGGCGCGCACCGACATCGACTCTGCCGCCCGCACCCTCGTCGATCGCCTTCGCACCGCGGGCGTCGAGAACGCGTGCGTCGGCCTCGGCATCTCGACCCCCGAGCAGGTGCGCGAGATCCTCGCCTACGCCGACGGCGCCATCGTCGGTTCGGCGCTCGTCCGTGCCCTCGCCGAGGGCGGAGTTCCCGCCGTCGGCGCATTGGCCGCCGAGCTCGCACGCGGCACCGCGCCGAGTGAAGTACCCTGA